AACAAGATATCCACTTTCTCAATATCTTGGAAATGTGTCACCCGTTCAAACATCCCACTGGTTACCGAAGCTAAGTGCGTGGTGTCGGGATCAACTGCATCGGCATCCGGTTCAAATTCAGCCTTGAATGACTTGCAAGGATGAATAATTGTCATTTTGCCACCTTTAATCCGACCATAACTCGTGGTTACTCGGCTAATCCAAAGATCAGAAATGTCCTTGTGGTTAACAACCCAAGTATCCCCGTTCCGAAAATAAAACTTTAACGCTTCTAATGCTCTATCCATTTTCGATCACCTCATTGAAGAATTAGTTCCACTTCAATCCTAACAGATTAACAGAAAATATCAATCACTTTTTGTATCCGCTACCATCCTTGCAAAATCAAGCAATTTCTTACTCTCATTTGGCACTTGTCCTTGGACAACGGCCAGTAAGGTTTGTGCCAAAATCTGACCCATTTGCGGACCTGGCGTTACAAGGTGATTTTTTAATAAATCACCACCATTAATTGCCAAGTCACGTTTATGTTGAATCGGTAACGCCGCATAGTCAGCCAACAGCGTCGCCAGGGGTTGACCAAAGCCTAATAAGTTAGCCACCGTATTAGCGGTCGTTAAAGCTGCTGTACCCGCATTGAACAACTCAGGCGCTGTTAGCTGACCGTTCGCCTTAAGCGCCGTTAGAACTACCCAGGCGGCCGTGACATGCTCAATTAAGTCGTTGCTCGTCTTCCAAGCTTTCAAACTCTGACGAAGCGCGGCTTGGTTTGGTAATGGTAACAACCAGACCAATAGCGTCCAAGTGCTCTCAATCGTTGGTAATTGCCAGTCAGGTAACGCCACCAATTGAGCTAAGACCGCTCGTTGATCTGAAAACTGTGGCAAATAACGATAGAGACCCGTCGTTAACAACGCCGTTAGCCCACGCTTAGGTTCAGTTCCCATTAGTAACTTTTCCCATTCAACGCGGGTACGCTCAATCGCAATCTTGGTGAGTAACTCAGCATTGTCTTGAATCGCTTGGCTGGTCACCGGCTCAATTTCAAAGCCCAATTGACTAGCAAAACGAACCGCGCGCATCATCCGTAAAGCATCTTCATGAAACCGTTCTTCAGCAACACCCACGGCCCGCAAAACCCCATTTTCCAAGTCCGTCAGCCCCGCAAACAAATCGATAACTTCGCCATTGGCGCGCATCGCAAGCGCATTAATGGTGAAATCTCGACGCTTTAGGTCTTCTTTAAGCGAGCGCACAAAGGTCACTTGATCTGGTCGGCGAAAATCCTGATAACCAGATTCCGTCCGAAAAGTGGTCGTTTCATAGCCTTGCCCGTGATCTAAAATCATGACCGTGCCATGCTCGATTCCCGTATCCACGGTACGTTTAAATAATTTTTTTACCTCAGCTGGAAAAGCACTAGTCGCAATATCAACATCATGGATGGGTTGACCTAAAATAGTATCCCGCACACTACCCCCAACAAAATAAGCGTCAAAACCAGCAGCTTCAATGGTTTCAATAATCGGCTTGGCCTGTTGAAATTCAATCGGTAGTTGATTCAAAATCATAGTAAGTGCTCCAAGCCAACGAAGAGTTCCTGATACTGGTTGACCTTTTCAACCGCAACTTTAACCCCCGTCATAAATGAAATTCGATCAAAAGAGTCTTGCCGAATCGTTAGACCTTCACCTGGACCGCCAAACATGACTTCTTCATGCGCAACTAATCCTGGCAACCGAACAGCGTGAATACGCATGCCTTCATAATCGGCGCCACGAGCTCCCGGTAAGGTTTCTGTGGCATCCGGATTTCCTTGTTCCTTAGGTTGACGGACTTCAGCAATCTTCTTAGCCGTGCTGATAGCAGTCCCACTAGGCGAGTCAATTTTATCATCATGATGCATTTCGATAATTTCAACATCTGGAAAATATTTGGCTGCTTGCTGGGCAAATTGCATGAGTAAAACCGCACTAATCCCAAAATTAGGGGCAATCAAACCACCGACTTGTTGCACTTTAGCTAATTTTTGTAATGCTGCTACTTGTTCATCCGTCATGCCAGTCGTGCCAATTACGGGAGAAATCCCATGTTTAAGAGCAAATTGGGCATTTTCATAGACTGCAGTTGGGACGGTAAAATCAATCCAGACAGTCGCATCCGTAGTTAATTGCTTTAAATCATGAAAAGCTGGGACATCCTGATCACTGAACTGATTATTTTCATTTAAGTTTTGATCAGTTCCACGCGCATCATACACGCCCACCAATTCAAAATCAGGGTTATCAATAACCATTTGTGCAGCTGTACTACCCATGCGGCCTTGATAGCCCGCGACAATTACTTTTATCAAAATAAATCCTCCTCAAATTTAACGTCTGTTACTAGCTTAGTTATCTTATAGTTTACCAGACTATCGCACATTGGTTAATTTTTAATAAAAAAAAGGAGCTTGGGCGGTTACCCAAACTCGCAATTTTAAATTAACGTGGCGATTGTGCGTAAAACTCCGTCATGATTATTATCATGGGTCGTCGTATATGCTGCCATTTGCCGCACTGGTAAAATTCCATTTTTCATAGCGAAGCTATAATCCGCTTCGCGTAGCATTTCAAGATCATTGCCATTATCGCCAAAAGCCGCCGTCTGAGCGGCGGTTAGCTGCCAGTGCGCTTGTAAATATGCCAAGCCTTGCGCTTTATTCACATCAGGCGCAATGACATCTAACCCGTTACCACCACTAACAGTCGCCCGTAATCGACCTTTAAAACGGGTATTAATTAACGCAGCATGGGCATTAGCATCGGCACCCGGCCAACTGAAGGTGGCCTTATAAATATGATCATCAACTGCCATTAAATCATTAACAATTTTAATATTACTTAAATAATACTGCATGATAGCACTATTATCTTGCGGCCGAATATAACCACCCCGCTTACCAGATAACGACACTTTTGCGGTGGCTAACACCGGATCAGTCATCACCATGGTCAAAAGCTCATGCAACACGGGCCGCGTTAATAAGCTTTCATGTAAGACTTGGCCGTCATTGGTCACCACGAGGCCGCCATTTTCTGCCACATAAGTTAACTCACCATGAATCCCAGCAAATACGTCAATACAATGTTGCAATTGATTCCCACTAGCAACCACAAAATGTTGTCCATTAGCATTCATCTGATCCAATTGCGACTGAAAACGGTCGTGATCAAACTGATGATCATCTCGTAAAAACGTGCCATCTAAATCGGTGGCAATTAACGCTACTTTCAAATTTTGGCCTCCTAAGCTAACTCATTACTTCTTATTTTACCAAATTTGTAAGCATTTTCAATCCGTTAATAGCCCTGGTCTTCAAAATCTTCTAACATGGCGACTAATTCACCATCATCTGGCTCAATCACTAAATAATTACGTAACGCTGCTGCTGCTTGTTCTGGCAAGCCAGCTTCCCGGAAGAAATAGATGGCTGGTTTTAAGAAATCAGCATTATGTTCAAAGAAGGGATATGCCGCCAAATAATTAGCTTTTGCTTCCTTAAAACGATCCAACTGAGCATTAGAGACTGCTAAATTCCAGTAGAATTGCGGATCAAATTCATTACTTTGTAAATATTGATCTAACAACTCAATATTAGCTTGGTAACGAGTTTCCTTAACTAATAAGTTAGACAATTCCAAAATAGTCGTCAAATTATCGGGATCAATACTCAAGCCTTCTCGTAGATATTTTTCAGCGAGGTCCGCATCGTCTAATTTAAGCGCGATACGTGCCGTCTTCAAGTACAACTGTTCATTATACTGATCAACCGCTAGACCTTCTTGTAGCGTCAATAACGCCTGATCTAGCTCATTTAATTGTTCTTGAGCTTCTGCCAAATAAGGATAGACCGTCGCA
This region of Lactobacillus sp. CBA3605 genomic DNA includes:
- a CDS encoding CCA tRNA nucleotidyltransferase; its protein translation is MILNQLPIEFQQAKPIIETIEAAGFDAYFVGGSVRDTILGQPIHDVDIATSAFPAEVKKLFKRTVDTGIEHGTVMILDHGQGYETTTFRTESGYQDFRRPDQVTFVRSLKEDLKRRDFTINALAMRANGEVIDLFAGLTDLENGVLRAVGVAEERFHEDALRMMRAVRFASQLGFEIEPVTSQAIQDNAELLTKIAIERTRVEWEKLLMGTEPKRGLTALLTTGLYRYLPQFSDQRAVLAQLVALPDWQLPTIESTWTLLVWLLPLPNQAALRQSLKAWKTSNDLIEHVTAAWVVLTALKANGQLTAPELFNAGTAALTTANTVANLLGFGQPLATLLADYAALPIQHKRDLAINGGDLLKNHLVTPGPQMGQILAQTLLAVVQGQVPNESKKLLDFARMVADTKSD
- a CDS encoding Cof-type HAD-IIB family hydrolase, with translation MKVALIATDLDGTFLRDDHQFDHDRFQSQLDQMNANGQHFVVASGNQLQHCIDVFAGIHGELTYVAENGGLVVTNDGQVLHESLLTRPVLHELLTMVMTDPVLATAKVSLSGKRGGYIRPQDNSAIMQYYLSNIKIVNDLMAVDDHIYKATFSWPGADANAHAALINTRFKGRLRATVSGGNGLDVIAPDVNKAQGLAYLQAHWQLTAAQTAAFGDNGNDLEMLREADYSFAMKNGILPVRQMAAYTTTHDNNHDGVLRTIATLI
- the dapB gene encoding 4-hydroxy-tetrahydrodipicolinate reductase, with product MIKVIVAGYQGRMGSTAAQMVIDNPDFELVGVYDARGTDQNLNENNQFSDQDVPAFHDLKQLTTDATVWIDFTVPTAVYENAQFALKHGISPVIGTTGMTDEQVAALQKLAKVQQVGGLIAPNFGISAVLLMQFAQQAAKYFPDVEIIEMHHDDKIDSPSGTAISTAKKIAEVRQPKEQGNPDATETLPGARGADYEGMRIHAVRLPGLVAHEEVMFGGPGEGLTIRQDSFDRISFMTGVKVAVEKVNQYQELFVGLEHLL